In one window of Nomascus leucogenys isolate Asia chromosome 1a, Asia_NLE_v1, whole genome shotgun sequence DNA:
- the LOC115835183 gene encoding transcription initiation factor TFIID subunit 4-like, whose product MCRGRYRSRVRSCRCPGVERAEPPPPLPPERALPPLVLPPPHNGAGRPAAGGSAGAAAAPSPSAGSSPAAATRLTTCSARSRPAGQPNAARALAAGGPRSCSALFPARLHFPAGAGRLPSDPHLRARRLPLVHLLHYKGNEGRPRPPRRPPFSGPAAPLAAASPAATARLRAGNCVPPPLPRLSQLLGSF is encoded by the coding sequence ATGTGCCGCGGCCGCTACCGGAGCCGAGTTCGTTCCTGCCGCTGCCCGGGTGTCGAGCGAGCGGAGCCGCCGCCGCCCCTGCCCCCCGAGCGCGCCCTACCTCCTCTCGTCCTGCCGCCGCCTCACAATGGGGCAGGACGCCCCGCCGCGGGGGGCAGTGCGGGAGCGGCGGCGGCCCCCTCCCCCAGCGCCGGCTCCTCGCCCGCCGCCGCCACCAGGCTCACAACGTGCTCGGCGCGCAGCCGGCCGGCCGGCCAGCCCAACGCCGCCAGGGCGCTCGCCGCGGGCGGACCCCGGAGCTGCTCCGCTTTGTTCCCGGCTCGCCTCCACTTCCCGGCCGGCGCCGGCCGGCTCCCGAGTGACCCTCACCTGCGAGCACGTCGACTGCCACTTGTCCACCTTCTCCACTACAAAGGCAACGAGGGGAGACCCCGTCCTCCCAGGAGACCGCCTTTCTCCGGCCCCGCCGCGCCCCTGGCTGCCGCGTCTCCCGCTGCCACTGCCCGACTCCGCGCGGGGAATTGCGTCCCACCGCCACTTCCCCGCCTCTCGCAGCTCCTGGGAAGTTTCTGA